The region ctggggatgaggctgggAGGTTTGGCCAGGGAGCCCACCATGCTTTTGGTCAGGCTGGGAAAGAGGCGGAGAAGTTCGGTCATGGGGCCCACCATGCTTTTGGTCAGGCTGGGAAAGAGGCGGAGAAGTTGGGTCAAGGGGCCCACCATGCTTTTGGTCAGGCTGGGAAAGAGGCGGAGAAGTTCGGTCATGGGGCCCACCATGCTTTTGGTCAGGCTGGGAAAGAGACGGAGAAGTTGGGTCAAGGGGCCCACCATGCTTTTGGTCAGGCTGGGAAAGAGGCGGAGAAGTTCGGTCAAGGGGCCCACCACGCTGCTGGTCAGGctgggaaggaggcagagaaGTTCGGTCAGGGAGCCCACCATGCTTTTGGTCAGGCTGGGAAAGAGGCGGAGAAGTTCGGTCAAGGGGCCCACCATGCTTTTGGTCAGGCTGGGAAAGAGGCGGAGAAGTTCGGTCAGGGGGCCCACCACGCTGCTGGTCAGGctgggaaggaggcagagaaGTTCGGTCAGGGAGCTCAGAATGCTTTTGGTCAGcctgggagggaggcagagaagtTTGCTAAGGAGGGCAACCATGCTTTTGGTCAGCCTTCAAAGGAGGCAGAGAAGTTTGGTCAGGGGGCCCACCATGCTTTTGGTCAGGGTGCAAAAGAGGCAGAGAAGTTTGGTCAAGGGGGTCACCATGCTTTTGGTCAGGCTGGAAAGGAGGTGGAGAAGTTTGGTCAGGAGGCCCACCATGCTTTTGGTCAGGCTGGGAAAGAGGTGGAGAAGTTCGGTCATGGGGCCCACCATGCTTTTGGTCAGGCTGGGAAAGAGGCAGAGAAGTTCAGTCAGGGGGCCCACCATGCTTTTGGTCAGGCTGGAAAGGAGGTGGAGAAGTTTGGTCAAGAGGGTCACCATGCTTTTGGTCAGGCTGGGAAAGAGGCAGAGATGTTCAATCAGGGAGTCCGCTACGCCGCTGGTCAGGCTGGAAATGAGGGAGAGAAGTTTGGTCAAGGGCTTCACAGTACTGCGGGCCAGGCTGGGAAAGAGGCAGAGAAGTTAGGTCAGGGGGCCCACAATGCTTTTGGTCAGcctgggagggaggcagagaagtTTGCTCAAGATGGCAACCATGCTTTTGGTCAGCCTTCGAAGGAGACAGAGGGGGCCCACCATGCTGCTGGTCAGGctgggaaggaggcagagaaGTTTGGTGAGGGGGCCCACCATGCTGCTAGTCAGGctgggaaggaggcagagaaagTGATCCCAGCATCCCAGCATGGACTTAGCCATGCAGCAGAGGA is a window of Ictidomys tridecemlineatus isolate mIctTri1 chromosome 15, mIctTri1.hap1, whole genome shotgun sequence DNA encoding:
- the Sbsn gene encoding suprabasin isoform X1 encodes the protein MRLASLLSSCCLLLLLGALPGWAANDDPIEKVIEGINRGLSNAEREVGKALEGINNGITQAGREVEKVFNGLSSMGSQAGKEVDKGINHGLDKVAHGINNGAGQAGKEAEKFAHGVNNAAGQVGKEADKVIHHGVHHGVNQAGSEAGRFGQGAHHAMGQAGDEAGRFGQGAHHAFGQAGKEAEKFGHGAHHAFGQAGKEAEKLGQGAHHAFGQAGKEAEKFGHGAHHAFGQAGKETEKLGQGAHHAFGQAGKEAEKFGQGAHHAAGQAGKEAEKFGQGAHHAFGQAGKEAEKFGQGAHHAFGQAGKEAEKFGQGAHHAAGQAGKEAEKFGQGAQNAFGQPGREAEKFAKEGNHAFGQPSKEAEKFGQGAHHAFGQGAKEAEKFGQGGHHAFGQAGKEVEKFGQEAHHAFGQAGKEVEKFGHGAHHAFGQAGKEAEKFSQGAHHAFGQAGKEVEKFGQEGHHAFGQAGKEAEMFNQGVRYAAGQAGNEGEKFGQGLHSTAGQAGKEAEKLGQGAHNAFGQPGREAEKFAQDGNHAFGQPSKETEGAHHAAGQAGKEAEKFGEGAHHAASQAGKEAEKVIPASQHGLSHAAEEALQFGQDPHPVAGQVGKEGGKITYSVHPGVNQAGKEVEKFGQGVHHAVEQAGKEADKVVQGVNNGVNQAGKEAEKFGQGVNHAAGQAGKEAEKLGQGAHHAAGQAGKEVDRLQQDVHNGVNQASKEANQLLNSSHQGSGATGQHGGGATTTLASGASVNKPFINFPALWRLLKRDLHTCVYRGAIHNSQLMESA
- the Sbsn gene encoding suprabasin isoform X2, translated to MRLASLLSSCCLLLLLGALPGWAANDDPIEKVIEGINRGLSNAEREVGKALEGINNGITQAGREVEKVFNGLSSMGSQAGKEVDKGINHGLDKVAHGINNGAGQAGKEAEKFAHGVNNAAGQVGKEADKVIHHGVHHGVNQAGSEAGRFGQGAHHAMGQAGDEAGRFGQGAHHAFGQAGKEAEKFGHGAHHAFGQAGKEAEKLGQGAHHAFGQAGKEAEKFGHGAHHAFGQAGKETEKLGQGAHHAFGQAGKEAEKFGQGAHHAAGQAGKEAEKFGQGAHHAFGQAGKEAEKFGQGAHHAFGQAGKEAEKFGQGAHHAAGQAGKEAEKFGQGAQNAFGQPGREAEKFAKEGNHAFGQPSKEAEKFGQGAHHAFGQGAKEAEKFGQGGHHAFGQAGKEVEKFGQEAHHAFGQAGKEVEKFGHGAHHAFGQAGKEAEKFSQGAHHAFGQAGKEVEKFGQEGHHAFGQAGKEAEMFNQGVRYAAGQAGNEGEKFGQGLHSTAGQAGKEAEKLGQGAHNAFGQPGREAEKFAQDGNHAFGQPSKETEGAHHAAGQAGKEAEKFGEGAHHAASQAGKEAEKVIPASQHGLSHAAEEALQFGQDPHPVAGQVGKEGGKITYSVHPGVNQAGKEVEKFGQGVHHAVEQAGKEADKVVQGVNNGVNQAGKEAEKFGQGVNHAAGQAGKEAEKLGQGAHHAAGQAGKEVDRLQQDVHNGVNQASKEANQLLNSSHQGSGATGQHGGGATTTLASGASVNKPFINFPALWRSVANIMP